gctcctattgttatgtcaattagccattctgagcctcatcaaggaagcCTTATCACTTGATcacatcttagaaagaagtcaacacacatattaaaaaacctgacattaaaactggttaaattcattacaagtCCACtcagcggattatttcctgatctgaagttcgaagcagatatttaagctccgacgttcgtcttcgtttattaattaaatattgtttcgatggATCGGTAGTCCAGTAGGAGGTggggtgcagctatttgctgctgtgtgtcctaaacaattttttaactagtttttaatgccaggctgctaatttactggcaaatatgaccctgttttactcctagaactgactttaacgtcggtgtctcaccgccgtgaatttcacagcacgtcgctgcagacagaatacacaagcctgaatgcgcccctccgccacccgcccagagctatcaactatatttgtaaatcaattgcagtacagtagacacctttgtctagcagtgactgctcttgaaatttcagaaaaggctggaagatcAGCTTTGAAGGTCTTTcgttcacctttatgccagttcctccgtgtgtttccacagactaatagaatggaccgtcactagattccagtgacggagtgcggcatgactgtcggccagactgccggctttcaTCATGTCTTTAACCAatgttaatatgaatattaatccatatacaaggcgcacaggattataaggcgcactacgggtttatgagaaaattttagacttttaggtgcgccttacagtgcggaaaatacggtacatgAGAATATATTGCTCTGCTAAAAATACGGTAAGTATTGATTTTAAAAGTTCACTGTCAAAATATTATTCCTCAACCAGCCTTTATTGTAAACAATAATTCTAATACTGTAATCTTAGCATACATTAGAACTTTCTGGGACGATTATCATTTCTTTAGCATCTCATATAGTCGCAACTCTGGGCAGCCATCCCACAGGATGACCTGAGGTTGTTCAAGTCCAAAGAGAGATTGATTACTGCTGTAGACAATGCTACTTGctaaaaaaattttgaattatctgggaaaaaaatcttgatcatccttttttttataTCGACCTTTACCAAAATacaactttttctttcctggtCTATTCCTTATTCGTCCATTTTTGGGGGGATATCTATCCAGTAGTTTTTTCCACAATcctcctttaaaaaaacattaaaagagtGACAAGTGAAAATATGACCTCCTGAGTACCAGAAATAAAAGTATGTTTTTAAAGCCTTTGAATATTTCAGTTCAAAAATTTAAATCTTCAATTTATTCTTTTTGAAGTTGTCTGGCAGTCTGAGGCAGTCTCCATGTCAGCGGAGACGTAGCCAAGGCAGACGGGGTCTGGTTCACCAGAAAGCTTGTATGGATGTTTCACCTGATCCAAACGCCAGAAAAGAAGCCATGAAAGCAGAAACAAAGCTGatcaacacagaagagcagTAAGAGACGAATAAACAAGGAaataaatggggggggggggtgtccagaAGAAGACAGCTGGAAGAAAGTTGGTTCCAGTTTTCATACACTTCTGTGCTCTTTTATTTCATATTCTCTATATTACCTAAGTTTTAGATTTTTTAGCAGATCTTTAATTGCATTTGTTGTTAACAGAGTGCTCTGTTGAGAAACAGGTCTTTTCAGCATTGACAAACCAGTGAGTCAGAATTTCTGATGGCTGAAGGGATTATGGGTGTAGATTGTTCAGTGTTTTTAGTGATGTACCATTGACCTCACCACAAACTGATGTACTGCCTCTCCTTACATTCTCCCTCATTCCCACGTCCCTTCTCTAGCCATCAAATCACTGGTGTGGATATTATCTATGCAATCAAGTTTCTCTTTTCGCTCCCACTGGTGATGAGGCCGTATGCTGCCAATGCAacagaatatttattttacattacccTCAGGTCAGGGATTTCACTGTATCCCAACCTGTACCTTATGGGCCAAGTCAGGGCCAGTGTTTTGACACAAGCCTGTTTGCCAGACGATGTATTCATGTGCCAATGCAgttcttttttgtgttaatgttttattcCCTCTATTTAAACACCAGAGCTGTATGAGTGCCTCAACCAGAGAATGAAATATGACAATGACTTGGTGGCTGTATCCTGTACAATTGTTTCTCGTAATTCATATCACATgcattatgtgtgtatgtatgtacagtatatgtacatacatacgtatacacacacacacatacacacacaaaatgctgAAGTGGGAATACTTCATGCTGGTGTCACTTTTTATCCTGTGAACCCAAGCTAAAGTGCAACCTATTTAACCTGCATGCTTGCTGTTGGAGAAAACATGCACTTTATATTCCCACAACACAGATGTTTCCACTGCCTGAGCCAATGTCACACtgtatttcaattaaattaaacctatttcaaaattttttttacatctgtcaTGTTTTATTGTGCGTTCTATGGTTTGCACCTAATGTTTACAAAAACGCGTTCAGTGAAAGAATATAGTAATAACTCTGACCACCTGTGAATTCAAATGTCCAGATTAGAACTGCTTccattcagaaacatttaatctATGAGACAAAACATAGCAACTTACTTTCATAACTCATTTTCCACTCTTGACAAGTTTATtcacttttgtgtttgttacttGATATCATGTTTATTCGGTGATCACTCAGATACAGGGGACATTTCGCCAAATAAACTCGATAGATATAAGTGAATTTCAGGTCCCAATGTATTTTCTTCTGGGTTCACTGAGGGTGATTCCTCCTTCTTTCATTGCGGTCCTGAACGACTGAACCtgtgaagaaaaatatgaaacaggTGTTACCATAAGCttgatgattttattcattacGTTAATTGTTATAAGGCATTACCAATCTGCTGTATCAACACTAGCTGACACAGCGTGTACTCACAGCATCAGAGCGGTACGTCCATGGAATTGCCCTGTACACCATCCTGGTAATGCCAGCCTGATGGCATCGATGTGCCAGTACCTCCCCCACAGCCTGACATGCCGCCACGCAGTGTGTGGAGCCCAGTTCCTTCTTCACTGCCCACTCCATTGTTGAGCAAGAAAGTACCGGGACAGGAGAACTTCCAGAGAATACTTGTGCTGTCACGTGTCTGTGTGTACGATTAAACACCAGCCtgaaaaaatcaaattacaaagtggtgaaaaagaaataaagaatataaggaagtgaaaaaacagatttaattaaTAGCAAAGATGTTTCATCACAATTTATGCagcttattttttttccctccacttaGGCCTCCTTTCAGAATAAGATCCCACTTAGCAGAGGAAGTGCACTGAAAAAATTGACATTGCACATTAATTTAATGCAGACTACGGAAGGGCAGGATTGTGTCCATTACATGGTAATATTCTGAAAAGTGAATTAATGTAGTGCAGACTGCAGTACTAATACATCGCTTTGACAAAGAGCAAGCACCCAAGACTTTGTCATTAGACGTTCTAACGTGATGGACCAATGTCTGGAAAAATGATTTTCCAGGGATAGAACGAACCTGTGGTAGAACTCCCGATGAGGCCAGGTAGTCTTCCAGCCCcgttgcttcacagcaagagcCATCTGCTCAAGGTTCCGTGGATTTCTGTTCACAAAGGTCGGGTTCACAACTTCATTTCCTTCTTCCCTTATCTCGGGTTGAGAGGCTGTCTGACTCAAAAACCGAGCTGGGTAACAGAAAACAAGTTTTGTTAAGCAAAGGTGCTTGGTTCCTGAATATTTACTCTGAAACCAAGATAAGAagtatccaaagttgtttaaatcaattcactTGGCTTCAGGAAAGTTTCTTCAATGCAACAACTCCCACTGACACTCCATGGCACTCCCATCAGCCATCGTTGAGGGGCCAGACGGGTCTTGACAGTGGTCATTGGAATACGAAttgcactgaccacacctcacaatGTTAAGAAGctgagacaagaccaaccaccaccagagctgaagaagcctcttgaatgagaggtgGAACGTCCTCAAGGAACTataagtccagtggattgatttaaacaacgttggataaccatgacctggacgAATGAGAAAATACACAGAGAAGAAGAGGTCAAATTCAGGTGGTTAAGTGAGGATACGCGGTCAGTATCTTCCAatattacaaattaatttacatATTAAATAACTGACATTAGATACACACACAATCACCGTTGGAAGTTTGCTTAAATCCACACAAATTATCAACAAATAATACTAAAATAATAACCAAACCCACCCATCGGTTCCAAAGCCACCACTGAACGGCACTGGTGACCTATCAACATCCGCACACGGTGACTAACTTCGCTCAAAGCCATTTCCTTGTCATCGATGTTCAACAAAAACTGAATTATCTCCAATCACGTCCTGGTAAACTGATatatccaagaaaaaaaaaaaagaaggtattTTTTAAACACAGGATTTCAAAGGGACACAGTCCGAGTCGTATGGAACGCCATCTTTGACATTCACATGCATCCGGTTTACTTGATGCAACATGAAAGGCAGAACggacagaaacaaacacccATTCTTCAGGAGGTCCTAGAACAAACGTTCCGTCCTCCCACTGAGGACCTGTAAATTTTATCAAtagcaaaaaatacataaataaattcagACATGTTGGTTTTGTGGTCACAGACACTAGAATTTCCCCATACTGTATTCACAGTCATATTTCTGTGGTAGTTCTGTTTTACACTTCTAGTATTCTTGCACATTCATCAGATGGCTACTGCAACTAGATGTTCTTCAGATAAATACATATTTGTCCTAAAAAACAGGATTCATCAGTTATTTAACTAACCACTAGTGTGAGTTTTTTAGTGCTGCGCTCCACTCCACTCCACTTGTGAATTTACCAGgttgggattaataaaatgtatCTTTGCATCCCTgactttctctccctccctcctctctctctcattatATATATCTTTCTCTATATTGTCTATCTctctatcatctatctatccactCCATTCTGTAGATACTACTGTATATAGTtcacatttataaatatatttagctTGTACTACTATCGAGAAAACTTTGAATGCAAGATTTCTCATTTGTAATCTGATATTTACAATATTGCTCCTGAGATGTCACTACTATGTCTTCAAATTCATAATAATCACACATACTTGGTACCAGTTGTATATTTACATATAGTGTAAATGTACACTATATTTACAGATATTGTTTATATACAACAGGTAAGGCAGATGTCCAGTGAATGATTTTCCACAATAAGATTACACAAGAAAATCGTATTTATTTCAATTCAGATTTGATCCATTTTAAAGTGCAAgctgactgaaaaaaaaggaCAACTGTCAATTTTGTTCAAAAACAGTGGCATAATCAGTGTTGTGATTTTTACAAAAAGACAAGCACAAGTAAGGCACATGAGAAACATTCACTAAATATGGATATCTGTGGTATGTTGTGCATGGAAGACTTGACAATAGTGGAAAAGTATCTTTGGCTAATGAAGATCATTTAGGTTACTTCAAAAAGATTCCACGTAATGGTCTATTAAAGCAAAACACACTAATCAAGGAATTATATGTTCCCTTAAGCTGCAGCAGAGATTCACTGCATGGTATGCTTTCCCCCTTTTTCTCATAACAAATTTTACAGTAGATCTCCATACAGATGAGCATAaatgattaacattttttaaGGTAAGGAGTCATTAGAAAGCAGTACACAACTccgatgatggggggggggaacaaGGGGATACAAAagtatattttttcatttcatacaaTAGAATTGCAAGAAATTGTACAGGGAATCATTTTCATTCTTCTGGTGAAAAAATAACAGTCTATACCATCATTCTCATTTTGCAAGTGAATTTAATGAAaccattattttgaaaaaaggaaATAGAATACCATTGAGATGGTCATTCTGGTGTTTACAGTTGTAGTTCAAGTACTGAGTAATACACATAATTTAACATAACAATCAAGCAATACTAAGCAACCATTCTGTCAGTTATATAGCAGTCGATGCATTGATTAGagatgagaaagagaaagggcTCAGCTTGTAGCCTGATCCACTGTAGAATTTGTTCTGAAACTCCACCCTGTAAGACAGAGACAAATCATCTCTTAACAAATACAAATCATAATACACACAGAGCCAGTATTTTCATCTAGTTGGCTTCACAACATCCTTTCAAAAACAACtaaaaccaaggcagtcacaggctgcaacatcccgcgacatccctgaattcaaaatttgacctgacctacttgcataggtcaaagatcaaaactagtgctctgacctatgtcattgatcaaagcactagctttgatttatggtcttactcacactagccttctccctcatctttctatcttatccagttcctgaatgtacaaaagtggaaattttaccttgacctagctttctcaagatcaaggtcatcatctcattttcatcccctttgctgcctgagtaatgtgctttttgtttcatctttctatctgcaatgattgcgaagatatttggtggactaacggacggacggacaagcacacgaacactgacaattacacatcactgctttgatgCAGGATGTAATCATACATTTTGCTTTTAATAGTGGTCACAAAGCTGACTGTCTTTTCTGAGTGAAAAATGACATGATAACCTTAGGTATGATACTACTGCCATGAATGGATTAAAtaatgacaattaaaaaaacagcataTTGTAATCATCTTCCACGTATATACAAAACAATTTGAGTTCAGCAGAAGTATTAGTTTCACCaatgattggggggggggggggcaacaataaacaacaacaataaaaaataagcatGTAACCCACcctaaaaaaataacatgttcCCAACAGATTCAGACAGTTCACAGAATTGattaatttgaatgaaaatggaTGGGAATCCACTGTTCAGTGGAAAATTGCTAATTGTGCTCTTGGAGCCTCCTGAATCCAAATTGAAATTTTAACATGCAAGATGCATGATTCAGCCACAAAGGTATTGTCATGAAATTTACTGCATGTCACATTTGTGAAGAAACCTAGGCTGCATATTGTCTGATTAAGCAGACTTTGCTTTGTCATTTATGTGAAACTGCAAACAaagtacattttgttttgttgttcacTTTCTACTACTTGGATGATCATCAAAAATTCAACTGGAAAAAAACTGCTTGGTCAAAATATCTAGATAAGCAAGTATTTAACACATTTTCCCCTTCTCGTCTCCTGACTACCCTTACCAGTGTAAACGAAGTGCATGCAGGAAAGCTGAGAGCCCCTCCATGATCAGCAGGATGGCGACAGTCAACAAGGCAAAGAAGGCGAGTATCACAAAGAGGACTGCTGAGCCAACATAGCCCTGCCATTTCAGGGCAATACGCATCACCATTACCCACAACACCTCTGACAGCTCTGCAGACACAAATAATTCACTGTCAGACACCAGTGCTTGGAAAAATACATCATGTGCATGTGAGTAACTGGCTGGAAAGAAGAACAGTGTGCtaaagtcaaacaggaagtctgtgtGTTCATAAATCATGTAAGTATTATGGGCTatgctgtatttgtgtgtgccaCTTACGTGCGTGTGCTAAGCTGAGAGCCCAGAGTCGGAGGTACGATGCTGTGTTGGAGATGCAGCCCAGGCAGTACTCTATCGTGTGGATGGCCTGATGCATCAGCACATCTGCAATATCAAACTTCTACAGAGAGAAAGTCCAAAACTTTACATACAGGATACAACAGAAACTCATCTTCTAAGCTGCTCAGTCACCTGACTTACACAGGCGTCTATTttacctcatcatcatcataagcttcttccTCCAGTTCACCCTGACGGGTGTTGATGTTGCCGTCATCAGCCACAAGCGGACGCCTGTCTTCCTCCTGATGTTGCATAGAACCAAAAGTCTGACAGACGATTCTTCTAAGTTTTAATGAGGGTTCTATAAAGTCCAGTCAAACACAGACTCACCACTTGATGTTGTCTCCTTCTGAATGTGACATATTCACATATGGGCTTTCCTAGTAGGAGTACTGGGACAGAACACAAGGCCAGAGCCACCAGGACCCTCTGAACCACAACCTGTGTTGCAGGAAGAACCATtaagattgtaaaaaaaaaacctctaatGATAATATACTTTTCTGCACACAGaatgttttgaaaattgttGCTTATTAACTTAGATGCACAGCATGCAAATTATATTCAATGGTTTCTGGGTATTTATTCAGTCACTTTTACTTCTCCTGAGGAAGTTATGATCAGTTTGTTTTGCTTGTTCAAAGCTAAAGCTAAGATGCAGCTATTTGGAGTGGAGAAGAATATAAAGAACGATctaagaactttttttttttttgcttatggGTATAAACTACATGAAGGGACTTTCATGAAACCCCATAGAAAGATTGGACATGCATCAAGGAAGCCATGCCAGTTTGGAGTAAATCTAGATAAAGGGGCAGAAATAGGAAGGTTTTCTactttttgaaacttttttttttaacttttagcATTGCATGTCTTAACTGTTGGGCATTGGCAGAGTATGGCAGGTGTGTGTTCGAAGTGCCTTTCCAGTTCATAACGTCCTACAGATGTTCACTGGTTTGAGTTCATTTTAGTAAAAGGGAGTTGGTAGAGACTTAAAAACATACTCAgagataaaatgcaaaaaattaaTGTCTACAGGTTACTCTAAATCACTAAATCCCACAGCACACagactagaaccaaggcagtcagagactgcaacatcccgcgacacccgtgaattcaaaattttaatctgacctactttcagggtaggtaagtcgcgggatgttgcagtctctgaattcaaagttttaccctgacctatgaaaatAGGTGGTTTGATCTATTTTcacaggtcagggtaaatcaaaaGATATGTAGATCAaaccactagctttgacctatggtcttacatcggccttctccctcgtctttctatcttatttggttcttgagtgtacaaaagttgaaatttgaccttgacctagttttctcaagggcaaggtcatcatctcattttcatcccctttgccgcccgagtaatgtgctttttgtttcatctttctatctgcattggttgcgaagatatttggtggccTAACAAACGGAGGGACgaatggacaaacacatgaacactgacaactacaatgcatcactgctttgaagcgggatgtgtCAGAAATATAAGGAAATACAttctgcaaaataaaagcaagTCATACTCCACACTGGTGATTTTGTGAAACATGTAGCTCATGCCTTATACACTTTTCTTTCAGAgaaatgatcacacacacacacacacacacacacacctgtcctttATAGAGAGGTGGGTTCTGAGGGTTGTCTGCGAAGAGGAACATGTCTATGAAGTGGATAAGTATACTGGGAGCAAATTTGGACTGGTCGGGGGTGTACGCGATCCACTTGAAGACCACCATGAACACCAGGTAGCCAAACAGACACAACATAAAAATCAGCTCAGGGATCAGCACAAAGAACACACTGCGTATCTGACGGAAGTGCCTagagaaaacaaagatgagTGTGGACATAGAAAGATACAGCGAAGGAACGTCAgaataaatgagaataaaaagaaggGACCACTCAGTAAGAAAGGATTACTAACCAGTAGTTGAAGAATGACAAACAGACTCCAAAAGTCATGTGAATGATACCAATGATGATTGACATCTTCATCTTGTAGGAGTTGAGGAAAGTTAGTTTGTTGTTGGCCAGTCCCCAAATCTGACAGACAAATCATGAGACAGAATCAGGAAGATGCAGCAACAAACAAGAGGATGAAAGAACACAGATTGTTACTCAAGGTTTGAAGAATGTTAAGATCATACCGGGTCAATACCAAAAGGATAGGGGCTGGTGAAAACACCAGCTGTAGTAGCATCCATTTCCAAGTACGGATACTTTGCCAGGACCGATGAACTGAAATAAATCGTATAATAAGATGGAGCAAAAATGAGGTGGAGAATGAGTGAAGCAAACCGAAGCAGAAATGTCCTCACTTCCATTTGTTCTGTTCAAACATCGGACCGACGTGCCACGCAGAGTCGAAGACATTGAGACCTCTGCTGAAGCATTCGTTATAAACAGCCCCCGTGTAGATGGAGAACAGTCCCATCAAGAGAATCAGATACCTTCCTCCGAACATCATCCTCCAGATCTGAAACACAGACGTTTAATGTCAGCATTCAACCTGTGAGGCTAAAGACATGCATGGGCTCTGTTGATGTACAATTTTGCTGATAGCttacttttatttgtttggtttaaGAAAATATATAGACATCTGATATACTGTAGGTCTAAATCGGGAGATacactgaatatattttttcatatctATTTCACTTCTCTGGTTTGGAGAAATGATTGgtgtcacatttttttatttgaaatacctcattgttgttattctgcAATTTGGGGTCTTTCTCCTTCAGAACCATCCAGAGGGCAGCCAGTGTCATCAGAATGCCATGACCCACATCCCCAAACatcacagcaaacaggaaggggaagGTAATTATGGTGTATACCGCTGCAGAGGCATTGAGAGAAACGACTCGACTGAAGTTGATGGAAAAACTCAACATTACATGGAGCAGTCTCTGGGATTTTAGCTGAGCAAAGACTCTAAGTGGTGTCCAGCCATACCTGGATTGACCTCACGGTAGCTGGCCACTCCGTAGGCATCAACAATGTTTTGGAAGCCCGCTGTGAAAGAGTTTAGGGGAAACAGGGTAGGTGGAGGGGTGGAAGAAGGCAAGCGGTTGTAGAAAGAATCAACCCCGCTGCCACTCTTTCTCTGAGGACGAAGGGAAAAGTAGGATAAAA
The Antennarius striatus isolate MH-2024 chromosome 10, ASM4005453v1, whole genome shotgun sequence genome window above contains:
- the mrpl18 gene encoding large ribosomal subunit protein uL18m isoform X2; this translates as MALSEVSHRVRMLIGHQCRSVVALEPMARFLSQTASQPEIREEGNEVVNPTFVNRNPRNLEQMALAVKQRGWKTTWPHREFYHRLVFNRTHRHVTAQVFSGSSPVPVLSCSTMEWAVKKELGSTHCVAACQAVGEVLAHRCHQAGITRMVYRAIPWTYRSDAVQSFRTAMKEGGITLSEPRRKYIGT
- the tcirg1b gene encoding T cell immune regulator 1, ATPase H+ transporting V0 subunit a3b isoform X2 — translated: MEINRSLPPHLQGPLPPPCPTPLAPQPRELIAIEEECERLARELREVSRNRDSLRAQLTQLCQCRGVLNKTHSLIASQSPPPVLESQGLFDNRQDVHLSFVAGVVHPWKVPSFERLLWRACRGYIIVDFREMEERLEHPETGELVQWTVFLISYWGDQIGQKVKKICDCFHTQTFVYPESSTEREEILHGLQGRIEDIKSVLSQTEAFLQQLLMRALALLPQWKVRVQKCKAVQMVLNLCSPSVTDKCLIAEAWCPTAKLPELQSALREGGRKSGSGVDSFYNRLPSSTPPPTLFPLNSFTAGFQNIVDAYGVASYREVNPAVYTIITFPFLFAVMFGDVGHGILMTLAALWMVLKEKDPKLQNNNNEIWRMMFGGRYLILLMGLFSIYTGAVYNECFSRGLNVFDSAWHVGPMFEQNKWNSSVLAKYPYLEMDATTAGVFTSPYPFGIDPIWGLANNKLTFLNSYKMKMSIIIGIIHMTFGVCLSFFNYWHFRQIRSVFFVLIPELIFMLCLFGYLVFMVVFKWIAYTPDQSKFAPSILIHFIDMFLFADNPQNPPLYKGQVVVQRVLVALALCSVPVLLLGKPICEYVTFRRRQHQVEEDRRPLVADDGNINTRQGELEEEAYDDDEKFDIADVLMHQAIHTIEYCLGCISNTASYLRLWALSLAHAQLSEVLWVMVMRIALKWQGYVGSAVLFVILAFFALLTVAILLIMEGLSAFLHALRLHWVEFQNKFYSGSGYKLSPFSFSSLINASTAI
- the mrpl18 gene encoding large ribosomal subunit protein uL18m isoform X1 is translated as MTTVKTRLAPQRWLMGVPWSVSGSCCIEETFLKPTRFLSQTASQPEIREEGNEVVNPTFVNRNPRNLEQMALAVKQRGWKTTWPHREFYHRLVFNRTHRHVTAQVFSGSSPVPVLSCSTMEWAVKKELGSTHCVAACQAVGEVLAHRCHQAGITRMVYRAIPWTYRSDAVQSFRTAMKEGGITLSEPRRKYIGT
- the tcirg1b gene encoding T cell immune regulator 1, ATPase H+ transporting V0 subunit a3b isoform X1 — translated: MGSLFRSEEVCLVQLFLQSGSAYNCVSELGELGLVEFRDLNPNVNAFQRKFVGEVRRCEELEKTFNFLEMEINRSLPPHLQGPLPPPCPTPLAPQPRELIAIEEECERLARELREVSRNRDSLRAQLTQLCQCRGVLNKTHSLIASQSPPPVLESQGLFDNRQDVHLSFVAGVVHPWKVPSFERLLWRACRGYIIVDFREMEERLEHPETGELVQWTVFLISYWGDQIGQKVKKICDCFHTQTFVYPESSTEREEILHGLQGRIEDIKSVLSQTEAFLQQLLMRALALLPQWKVRVQKCKAVQMVLNLCSPSVTDKCLIAEAWCPTAKLPELQSALREGGRKSGSGVDSFYNRLPSSTPPPTLFPLNSFTAGFQNIVDAYGVASYREVNPAVYTIITFPFLFAVMFGDVGHGILMTLAALWMVLKEKDPKLQNNNNEIWRMMFGGRYLILLMGLFSIYTGAVYNECFSRGLNVFDSAWHVGPMFEQNKWNSSVLAKYPYLEMDATTAGVFTSPYPFGIDPIWGLANNKLTFLNSYKMKMSIIIGIIHMTFGVCLSFFNYWHFRQIRSVFFVLIPELIFMLCLFGYLVFMVVFKWIAYTPDQSKFAPSILIHFIDMFLFADNPQNPPLYKGQVVVQRVLVALALCSVPVLLLGKPICEYVTFRRRQHQVEEDRRPLVADDGNINTRQGELEEEAYDDDEKFDIADVLMHQAIHTIEYCLGCISNTASYLRLWALSLAHAQLSEVLWVMVMRIALKWQGYVGSAVLFVILAFFALLTVAILLIMEGLSAFLHALRLHWVEFQNKFYSGSGYKLSPFSFSSLINASTAI